The Syngnathoides biaculeatus isolate LvHL_M chromosome 20, ASM1980259v1, whole genome shotgun sequence nucleotide sequence CAAGTTAGCGCACGCCTGGAAGCCCGTATCCGCTGCgtctgtcaaaataaaagctcctcgccaaaaacaaaacacccactcGACCGCATATACTGTCGATTAAACACCAACTACAGACGTTTATGATGGTAGTAAATGGATTAACTTGAAATATTATTATAACAAATCCAGCTTCCTGAGCGCAGTCAAGTTGGATGACTTTCGTGCACCAAGCGCCACTTCCGTCTTTTTAACATCACTTCTGTCTGTCAGAGCGCcgattttctaaaaaaaaaaaaacatctttcttTCAATGATTGTGAACACAATTACTATATTTTCACCTCTTCGGCATATTCGGATTATTCggtatggtttaaaaaaaaaaatcgacaatGTGAATGCAGCAGCACCACTTCCGTGTTTTAAAACGTCACCGCCGCTTCCGCTGAATtgcggccaaaaaaaaaaaaataatgctttcaTCGTTCAGGTTTGGaaattgcaaaaatgtcaatttcaaccataataaatgaaatttacacacacaaaaaaatcatgtaacAACTGACTTATGTGGTAGGACGAGTGCTACTGGATGTAAAACGTCACTTCCGACACAGTGCTTCCAtgttatgaaaaaatatttagaaaggAGCTATTTTTAACATTATGACTCGTTTATGCCGAAACAAGTGTAGTCATACTCCTGAATATTTATGTGATGGTATGCTTAATGTCCACTTGATGGCAGTAGCGTTACATGAGTCGGCAAGCCTTGAGTTTCTGCTGCTTGACCGCTAGACGGCAGCAAAACGCATCATGGAAGGGGTGCGTCCGCTTCATGTTAATTGGGGAACCGTCGGTGACGTAATCAGATGAAGATTTAGGACAAGAGGACACGTGGCCTTTCTGTATATCAACagggaaataaaatattttttattgattgatCCTTTGTGTGTATTATTAAGTGATAGAACAACAGTCAGAAAACTCCACAGCGTATTTCacaacacgcacacgcacgcccaggaaaaaaacccaaaacaaaacaaaaaaattacgagATCACAgaggagaaaatgcacaaaatagtcAAGCAGGCAGTCGTTGAAACAGCAAAGGCAACGAGGACCTTCACGTACTTTTTACAGCGCTACGCTCCGATTGGTGCAGGGAATCATCAGAGGCGGAGCTCGGCGCGGCGGCCGTGCAGTTGAATGGCTTTTATTTCGTCGGCTTGTTTTGTGGTTTTACTGCACTTTTACcgcttgaaccccccccccccaacccctcgcCGGATTCCCGCGCTTTTTCTACTTTtgctttgcagattttttttctcgttttcaaATTTGCTGCTCTTCTCCTTGGGAGGGCGGGGcttgaaaatgacacaaaaaggcATGGGCGGGGGGGTTCTGGCAAAAGGTCGTTTcgatacaaaataaaagtgcaaagtaCATCTAATCAACGACGACACGGTCCGTACTGTACATTCAACAAAGTAACCTCCAATAGAAAAGGATGGTGACACGTAAAAGAAGATTAGATTATCATATTTCTTATAGATATACATCTTTTATGtaaatatgtacacacacacacacacacacagatttggAGAGTTTGTTTGGTATTTAACTCCCTGAactgtgcacacgcacacacacgcacacacgcacacgcactagagggaaaaccaaaccaaaccaaccaACAAACGGGGAACGACGTCGCCGCTTCCTCACTCGGGTATTCGCCTCTTCGACGACGGCGCCAACACGCGGGAGCGCACACGGGAGTATTGCACAGTGCTCAACAAACTCtctcggcggggggggggggaaatcggCGACATCACCACGGAACAAACTACAGCAAAGTCGACACGTCTACACGCACGTCATCACAGTGATACACAAAGCGGGCGAGGAGACACCCGcggaatgatgatgatgctgctAATGTTGGGTAGCTTCTTCGCGATAGCGCTACGCTAGGTACACAAGAACACTGGAGAAAAACGCTtaaaaagtccccccccccctcccccgaccaCACGGGACGCAAGATTTCGAAGATTTCAAATGTCGTAAAGCGCTCGTTCCAACTGCATCAATCATCCGGTTATACGTTGGATTTAATGACTCCAAataattgctatttttttcatatatctaTGCCTGCGACGTATAGCGACAGGCCGAGTCATTAAAtgttcttccactagatggcagaaggtataATTAACCTGTTGCCatttataaaacaaatgaagtaGCTCACATTTCACACAACGTGTGAACGTGtattacatacacacatatatatatatatatatatacacatacacacacacattttgttacattttttttgtttggtagtGTGCCGCAAGATCTTTCTCAAGTGAAAAATGTCCCTACACTCaataaaagttgggaaaatATTGCAAAGAATGCGATGGGAGCCCATTAGCTTTGCTTTCTGAGGATGGCGGAAAGAAGCTAGCCGCTAGCTCATGTGGTCGCCCAGATTGTGCGCCGGGACGACTTCTCGCAAACCCAGGAAAATCCAAAAGAGTGCAAACGGGCACGACAGTTGGCAGTGAAAAAATGGCGCCGCTGCACTGAGGCAACGGAAAGCCAAGACTGGTTTTGTTCCCGAACGGTGTGCGACGCGAGAGGACAGACAAGCCGGCTAGTTAGCCAGCTAGCTTGGGCTCCCGGCGCATGGCAGTGTTCACGAACCGGCGTCGCGCGacggcgcttttttttttttttttttgtctcctgcCATTAAAGGAAAGCAAACGAGCGGAGACGCCGGTcgacaaggcaaaaaaaaacaaaaaacccaaaacaaaacaaaaccaaaaaaatgaggATAAAGAGATTAAGGACACGACGGCGACGGCTTGGTGCTTTTATCACGACGGCTCAACTTCAGCGGGGGCGTGAGCGAAAAGATACGAGATTGGTCGCACGATTGAGGAAAGGCGAGGCCCCTCGGACTGACAAATAAGTAGAAAAAAGTCGTAAGAAATCATGTGCTTgtagacgcccccccccccccccccagataaCCAAAACGCTTGATGGCCTTTTTCGGACGTCTGCTAGCATATGTCGGCTAACGTCTATTTTAGCCTGTTAGCGTACGCCTGCTACACTCACGCGCGCGTACTGTGTGTGCGTCATGTACACGCGTTTAAAATTGAACATCTTATTAAAAACATCCAGATAGAACAACATAGAAACACGTCAACTAGAAAGGCGTGGCCTGCGTAACGTAGAGTACGCGGCACGCTGCGCAAATATATGCACGGGTGGACGCCATGTACAGGTGAGTCAGTCATGCGCTATGTCGTCTATAAACATCGTACTGTATTGCTTAAAAGAAGAAGGGGCGGGGCCAGGCCAGGTGGGGAGCGGGGCGAGCGAGCGACGACAGAAAGAGAGACCCTGATGGCGGGGACGAGGCGCGaaagcgacgacgacgacgacgacgaggaggaggaggaggaggagatcaCTGAGGTATTTACACAGACTGGCTatagttgtagtagtagtagtagaagaagaagaagaagaagaagaagaagaaaaaggaggggtgggcaaacttcgCTGCTCCAGGGGCCACATTTGGATTTTGCTGcaaaatctgatttaaaaaaaaaaaaaaaatcacaaaacgtGATTAGTGCGGTTGACTCGCAGTTGAGGGGGTTCTGCGTTCGAAACTCGCCTCTCTACTCAAAGTCGGCTGGGGTAGAAAAATTGATGTATTTCtatgttttaaattgttcattttacTGCTATAGTTCAATATTTTAAGATGTAAAATTGTTTCTTTGGAAAAATGCATAATTGAAAACAAACCAATTTGCCATTTAATAAAATTCTAAAAATGTAGCTGCATATTTTCTTAAACTTGACTGTTATTTATAATACAgatatattataaaaaaaaatagatatactaaacatgtaaaaaataaaggACTTTTTTGGGGCTCTTGGacaatgttttcaattttttgagCTACAACAAATCATGAGATAAAtgaaatttaatgaaaaaaaaatggaaacgttTTGATTGCGCAACTTTGGGGAAAAAGTAGCTACATTGATATAAAATGAccaaattaatataaaaaacatttgctgtaaaaccaattttaatgcagGCCACACTTTGCCCACCCCCCGCTATACAAGAAGGCAGGAGCGTGGAGGAGGTGacgggtgggggcggggggcgtcTTGGAGGGTGGGGTTCGGGGGTCCTGCCTATTTCTTGGTGGAGAGCTGCGCGTCCACCTCCTCTTCGGGCTTGAGGACGTGCCACTGGGCGATGGGTCTCCTGGGATTGGCCAGCATGTCGGACCAGTGGCGCAGCTCGGTTCCGGAGCTGTTCAGGCCCACAAAGACTTTGCCGATGGCGTCGTTCTTGCCGATCTTGTCGTAGTCCAGCACCGTGATCACCACCTGTACCTTCTACGCGCGCACACAAGAcgcgaggggaaaaaaaaaaaaaaaatcgggaccAATTAAAGGGACGCAATCGATAGGCTGAAGCGTAAATATTCCATACGTCGCATGATCCAGTGTTGACAGAGCATTGGAAAATAATATCGCAATGTACAGCTCATGGTGCATGACATGGTCAAATATCAAAATTGCCACATGGTACAGTATTGACACGGCAAATCGCAATATATTGTGCATacgctgtattgttgacctgCGGTACACAGTATCGACATGCCGGATCTTTGCTATGATTTTATCATTATCGCTCTTGGTGCATTACTGATATTATAAAACATTGACATCGTCGCTCTCATGGTAGTAGCGATACGGCATCATAAAAAATCCGCATTGCCACACGTCATAGTCGTCTCGTGGTGCAAAATATCAATATTGCAATGTATCGTGAGTGCTCATGCGCCATCGGAAAATATTGATCACGGAACATAAAGTGGtaaaatatcaataaaatgCCCAAATATTCAGATATCACATCGTTTTACCTCACGGAGCTAAATCGAATCAGCACTGGAAAATATTAATATCGCTGCAGATCTTATCATGAACACAATTTGCACACGGCATGAAATCGTATCTGAGACACCGTTCATGcaccaaaaatgcattttttaacaagtaccttcttttttttttttccacattatatcATCACGGTGTGTTTAATAAACAATATTGATGTAGTAAATATCGGCGCCAACCCTGTCACGTCATTGTAAAATAACATCCAAATTCTCACTCTTCACTCTCCGCTCGGGCGTTTCAACAACACCCGTCTCGAGCGTTTTGTTACGACGCggaagaatttttaaaaatccccgAAGCCGATTACGAAAGCAAAGCCAAAGCGCGCACCTGGATTTGTTCGAAGGGGACCTCGAAGCTGAAGGACTCGTTGTAGTACGGGTTGAGCGTGTTCTTCTTGATggtggtcttcttcttcttcagacgCTTGCCGTTCTGCATCAGGTGGATCTTCACGTACGGATCTGCGGCGCGACAGCGACACCATCAGGCGACGTCTCGCGTCACCGCAATCGGCAAACGAAAGGCGCTCTGGCGCGGACTTCCCGTCCGACCGGGAAAATCCACCTCATTTTCCGCCTGACGCGCCGTCAATCGTAAGCGTTGAGTCGCGCGTGGCGACGCGACCTCCCGCAGGAAACGCGCACCTGAGCGCGGCGTCGCCGTCTTAGCTCGCCGGAGCCCGTCTCCTCGCCGCCATTTTACGCACGGGTGGCGAAGCCCGGGATTATTACAggcggggggaggaggaggagggaggtggCGACCTGCTGTGTTGCATGCTGGGAGTTTGTTGCTTTGCCCAATGAACATCAAAGCAGGTTAAAAATAGAACGCCTGTCATCTTAGCCGCCCTCGCGTCACTTTGCATCGGTCGCGCTGCGCCCGCGGGCGATTTGGCGGCTCGTTTTCGTGCGGTTGCCGTGTGtcttaaatatccatccatccattttcttcaccgcttatcctcacgagggtcgcggggagtgccggagcccatcccagctgtcaacgggcaggaggcggggcacaccccgaactggtcgccggccaatcgcagggcacacggagacaaacggccgcactcacaatcacacctacgggcgattgagagtgtacaattaatgttgcgtgttttttgggatgtgggaggaaaaccggagtgcccacccggaggaaagccaccagggacgggggagaacatgcaaatgccacacaggaggggccgggatcgaacctgcagcctcggaactgtgaggccaacgctttaccagctgagtcttaaatatcaaaagtaaaaagCCGCATGCTGCACGTCTCTGTGTGAACTTTGTCAGGCAAACGCAGACTTTTGATGCAGCATCTCTGTGTGAAAGTGGCTTCAAAGTGCCGCAAAAGTCCCTCATCTTTTTTGTAACttgcgtgtttgtttgtttattttgcagCAGCAGAAAACCAAATAAGAGCAGACAGCGGCGCATTTGCGAGGAAGTACGCTCAAAAGGAATGATTAGCGATTACAAAGGCGCGAAACGATAATGCGCACGTGTCCGCCTAATCGTGGCGATCACGCAAGCCGCTCATTGGTCGATCCGACGCCGAGCGTGCAATGTTGGAGTTGTGTTTAAGCGCGTCTTGACTGACCTGACAGGCCGCCCACGTCCATCTTCTTCAGGTTCTTGGCCTCCAGGACCACCACGGTGAGCTTGCCGGCGGTGGGCACGTAGCGCAGGGAGAAGCAGATGTCGCCCAGCTTCTCTTGCTGTGGCGCGAAAAACTCCATCAATCTTTTTGGCATATTTTTCTTTAGCGGGCATTtacagtgttgaaaaaaaaaaaaaaaaaaaaaaaaaagcagtacgTGCCTCGGATCAATAAAAGGTTGAGAAACAACACTTTAAAGTCGACACTCAGTCAAGCACGTCCGAAGCCGTTTGCTGGCTTTGTAATGAGCTGCGGCCGGCAACTTTGTCTATTTGTAATAAAAGCGTAGACGTCATAAATCAAGAACGCGTCGGTGTTCAGCAGCTAATAGCGGCGCCGCAGAGCAGAACCCCAAGAGAGATAAagcgacgccccccccccccccgcccccctccccaaaaaaaaaacgacaaaaatgTCTGCGTTCATTTGACGGCATTTCATTTCccttgtgggaaaaaaaagaaaaagtctaaCAAGCTCGAGCTGGGCTCCATTAAATACGATCGTTAGCTACATGctaattgaaatgaattaattCAGCCAATAAACATCGCAAGAGGAAGCCGCGCCGCCGTCACAGATCCGTCACGAGCAACGCCGCAAAGTCGGGGAAATTGAATTCAGGGCGAGCGCAAAAAGTCAGTCGGGGAAGCGGAATTGGCGGAatcgcaccccccacccccgggcgAGGTGTCGGCTTTCAACTTAAAATGCGGCGACCCGGTCACCGCGCGCTGTCGCAATTAACCTTTcaacgcggcggcggcggcggcgctaaGCAGGTTGCCGTGGCAACGCGCGAGGCTGCGCCCGTGACATTTAGCGTGAAAATTGAATCCCCTGAACTGTTGCCGGCAAAGTCCCGGCCGCTATTAATCGAAGGGGAAGCGCGATTAAGCGGCGTTTGGCGCTCACCTCCTCCTTCTCGGCGCTCTGCAGGTCCCGCCACTCCTCCGTGATGTGGCTGAAGTCCACCTTGTTCATGGGCACCTTGATGTCGCCGATGGCGTCGTGCTTGGAGAAGCGGTCGAAGTCGTACACCGTCATCACCAGCGTCTTGCCGCCCAGCTCCACGTAGGGGACCTGAGGGCGACGCCGCAATGGGAAAAGCGGGCGTGGGCGGTTTCTGTTCCGCGTAGCGACCGGCGACGGCAAACCGCGTCGGGCGAGGGGTCGTCACCTCCCCGTGACGTTCAAAGGGCGACAGCGGCAGCGTACGTTTATTCACAAGTAACGACCGCACGCTAACGCATGCTAGCGGCGGTCCGGTTCAAGCAACTCTAGTTAGCACGCTAAAACATGATGTCTTCCCAGTGGCGAAATAGAAATACAACGCGGTCACTTCcagtaaacaaaccgtaaccaagcgggaatcatttcagaaaggcgtgcGAATGGGGGCGCACGGCTACGTTATCGGTCGCTCGAACGAAAGCGGGCCTCGGAAAGCGTCGTTCCTTCGACTGCCAGTTGTGATCAAGAACCGGGGCGAGAAAACGCAGCAGTTCGCAAGCAAACGGCGACGGCCGCGGCTGTCGCGTATCAGCGGAGCCGATCcagcagccaagtcattcctTGAACGACCGAGTTTGCTTGGAGCATTTTcttcttggtaagtattggataccttttacaATTTCACAGCTACtaagcaataactaagttctgtgaaggagaagtctTCTTTCGGGACAATGGTGGCCTCCGTactactcgtgtgtgaatgcaacgcatgtctccaaaatctgtattttctgttttattactataagtttgcaaaaacgagttaccgcaccgctagctgttttcTGAGTTGCCGTCGAAGCggagaaagaggtgcgggctccacttgggactcgttccagtcgaacctctctctcggtaacaaaaacaaaaataatagtcTACACTTCTTTCGtcggtataatcaacataatttaacacaacccTGACTGTcatcacgcggtacatatttcaattgcattgtgcagtacactaaccttagcaggtTGCTTACAacggataccgccgcatgaccaATCCAGTCGTTGATCAATTGCTTGTAGGCCCTCCAGACCTTCGTCATTCTTTAGTTGGTCAACGTTACAATCGCTTGTGGAGAAAAGATACttagtggacgatgtctggataggtgaACGACGCGCACATTCgcgtgctccatttgtgtttctccaatgCACATGGGTCGATATTTTATCGttcaaagcgcacttcttgtcgtaatgCTTCCTGGAAACAACATCTAACGATCCCCAATAACGTTCCAGAGTCTTTTTAGCCGTCATGCGTCACCTTTAACCGTCGCACAAACATTTGcgtaactccggtctgtatgcaaaaagCGATAGTCAGtcgagtgaacccatccaataTGGCCGCGTggcccggatgtagtcacgtggtcgaaaacggTCGatagcagcttttttttttttgtgcggggGTGCCGCAGGGTTTCTGCTCTGTCTTCACTGTAACatttttgtatgtacagtagTACCAAGCTCATTTTGAAAAGAGTGGAAAATCCTTGAAGAACATTTTCACTTaacatcatttcaaattcatccaaATTCATTCCTTAAAAAAAGACGATTAAAGAATGCACCGGAAGTTCCAAAACAATCGTACCAACAACTCGGGCTAACGTTAGCTCCTCCCCCGCGTACAAAGCTCATCTCTCTTCTGAGATGTGCCACTTTGACATATTTTCTTGACGCGGCTGCGACAGCATCTTTCAGTTTTTAAGCGGATTTTGCGTCTAGCGAACCGCGAATCTGCGAGGAAACGGCGTTATTTTCCAGTCAAGCTGCGACGAAAGGACGGGGAGCACAAAGTTTCCTCGCCAACCGCCGCATCCATTTTGTCAGGAGGCCGTTTGAGCGCCGGCTGGCTGCCGTCTGCGCACCTTCAGGCCGCCCGCAAATGCCCggtggggaaaaatgaaaaaaaaagcagaggagCGCTACCTTGAAGGTGAACTGCTCGTTGAAGACGGGGTTGAGAGTCTTGCGGTGGACTTTGGTCTcgaacttcttcttcttgtcggGCAGCAGGTAGACCTTGACGTACGGGTCGGACGTGCCGCCCATGTCCATGGCGGGAAGCTCGGCAGCCTGGATGATCCCGACGATCAGCTGACGGGGAGGAAGACACAAACCTAGTCACCGATCGACACCTGGAGATGATTTATATTTCGTTCCTGGACCATGGCGTAGTCCTGGCGAGTGTTCTTGCGCGACCTGCTACATccctttattgattttttttttaaaagttgatgTGTCATTTATCTGttatccccccccacccccccaaaacacCACAATTTTTGGAAATCAATAAAAAGTAGCACTGTACTGTATAAGAAAAAGTTGCTGTGAGCCACGGCTCACACCAAGACACTCGCGCGGAACCATCGATGGTTAGCTGCTACCTCACCAGGCTCCGCCTATTAAAGGCACATACATGTAAGGAGACACTTCAATAAGTAATAACAATAAGtagtggttttgtttttgtctggttTCTCGACGTCACCGACCGATTTGGGACGCATCCGCTACGCTAAACGACGACGTGTCGGCGCGGAGGCGAGGCCGATAATTGTCAAGCGCGCCGGGCGGTCGGGCGGTAGGATTGACCTGCCAGTCGTCGCCCCCGCAAGAGGCCACCGAGCTGCTTAGTCAATCAACTTCGCATCAGGCGGCCATCAAGATCCTGGAAGCCAAagcgaggcgggggggggggggggggtgtaagacAAAAACTAAAAGGGGGCAGGGGGGGAGACGAcctgacgggaaaaaaaaaaaaaaatcaatcccgGAGGTTTTTAGCGGCTTTACTGACAAACTCGTGCGCAATTAGCCTTACGTGGCGCGACGGGAAAGGGAGGGGGAGGCCATTTCAACTCCCGTCATTCAGAAGGCACCAAAACCAGCGGCGTGACGTGGCGCGCGCACGACGCCCGTAATCACACCTGCCACGCGTGTCCGTGTTTGCACATCTGCGCCGGTGTTTGCGCTGCTCTCCATCCGGTCGGCGCCGTGCGCTTCACTTTAACTGGCTTAACCGCGCTGATGCATCGTGGGACGGCTCAAGCGCGACCGTTCACTCCGTTAAGAGATTAAAAACGCGGCGGATGGAATTGTGGGGCGGTTCGTTCTGCCTTGGATGCGTGAGATTAAAAGCGTCATGGGAGGCAAGTATGATAATTAAACGTTTAGGCGCAACGGCGCTAGGCTAACACAGGGGTTCCCAAACCGTGTTGCGCGCAACCCCCAGGGGAGCCCGTCACCGAGGCctgataaaaacattttctcgaTATATGTCGATATTTTTTGGGGCACACAAAGACTTGTTTGTGTTTCATTTGCATTGTTTGCGCGGGCTTTCGTCTCATTAGCTCTGCCGCGACTCGGTGGCGGCGGCGATATTTGGCGCGGCGCACGAGAAGAAAAATGGGACATTTTTGCGGTGCCCTCCGGCCGCACAGCAGGAGGTCAGAAAGCAATCGTCGGCGTCTATCGGGCGTTCGCCGAAAATGCGTGAGGATTAAGAGGGGAAGCGTTTCCGCGAAGCCTCAAGGCGACTGCGATAAACAGCTGCCTCCTCGCCGCCCGCCGTCCCTTCGTCACGCTTTAGCCGCGCCGCGCGCGGCGCTTATTAGCGGCGCAATCACAGAGTGCCGTAAAATATGATACTGTCCGCATTAAAGGGCCTTTCAGTGAAATGACTCCGTAATTTGTCATTGTGAAAGTAATCCTTGACTGAGCACTAATGGCGTGTGTTCCTTTGACTTTTACAAGAGTCATTAAGCATTCCGCACTCTTTCACTCGAGCGCCGACAAAGGCCGCCGGCGAGCATCGCCTGCGGGAAACTCCTGGAGGAGGAACACTCCACAAAGGAGAATCGAGAGAGTTCTTCACATTCTGTGCGCCacacatttctctttttttttttaattcactgtcGGCCTTTTCATTGTGACGTGGAATGAGGGGCTCGGAGAAAGAAGCGTTCGCGTTGACCCAAGAACGGAGCGTTTTTCGAGGCACTATCAGGGAGCGGCTGCGCCAAAGTCTGGTATCGCTGCAAAATGACGTTCATTCGTAAGTGTTCCGCTTTTTTCGACGCCGTAACAAAGCGCGAGGAATGGTACATTGCTTTCACGAGGGTCAAGCTAGATAAGATACACCGCAGTCCATCATTCTGAAGGGAACATCACAAACGCGCCGGGGAAGAGAAATAAAAGGGAATAACGGAAAGCCCGAGCGGGGGCTTTAAATCAAAGGGCACATTTACTGGCGTCGGAGCTCGTATCAGACAATGGAGCGCGTTTGTGTGAAAGGGAATAAGGAAAAAACACGACCAGGCGGTTTAAGTGAATGGACTGCGTCGAAGGGAAGAGCGCAACGTCGGGACAAGGCCGGGACTTATCTTGTTATCCCGTTGTAACAGCGAAAAATGGCGGAGCCGCACGCTTTCCAACAGCTCTTTGCCGGGTGTCACAACGAATGTTTGTTTCCGAGACAAAGGGAAACTATCCCGCGTCGGAGCTAATTGCTCTCCCGTCAGCTGCGCTCCTAACTGGGGAATCGGCTCGTCCTCGGCGTGTTCAGTCACGCGTCTCTTATCTGTCACGCAACATCTGGCCGGCCCGTGTTGGTCCCGCGTcgtcggcttttttttttttttttttaaa carries:
- the syt1a gene encoding synaptotagmin-1a → MNESRREALAAAAPAATAAASSSSSSSNTTNAAGGPGAGPKDEAFSKIKDKFMNELNKIPLPSWAIVSIAFVAIILVLACCFCVCKKWIFKKKNKKKGKDKGKNAINMKDVKDGAKTEALKDEEDAETGLTESEKEVEPKEDQKLGKLQYSLDYNFTENTLIVGIIQAAELPAMDMGGTSDPYVKVYLLPDKKKKFETKVHRKTLNPVFNEQFTFKVPYVELGGKTLVMTVYDFDRFSKHDAIGDIKVPMNKVDFSHITEEWRDLQSAEKEEQEKLGDICFSLRYVPTAGKLTVVVLEAKNLKKMDVGGLSDPYVKIHLMQNGKRLKKKKTTIKKNTLNPYYNESFSFEVPFEQIQKVQVVITVLDYDKIGKNDAIGKVFVGLNSSGTELRHWSDMLANPRRPIAQWHVLKPEEEVDAQLSTKK